The following are encoded in a window of Aneurinibacillus migulanus genomic DNA:
- a CDS encoding lysine N(6)-hydroxylase/L-ornithine N(5)-oxygenase family protein, which produces MSLIHKKPDKVFDIIGIGIGPFNLGLAALLDNVPEMDALFFEKKPEFDWHPGMLIEGTTLQVPFLADLVSMADVKSRFSFLNYLQEHKRLYHFYFLENFKIPRKEYNHYCRWVANQLMSCHFEREVCNIIPFESEGAFLYEVQVKNTKTEAIESYYSQHIVIGVGTEPSVPKHLQSKLGNTLFHSSHYLEKKNECLGAKSVTIIGSGQSAAEIFYDLAKEQNGFDFKLHWFTRSKGFFPMEYSKLGLEYFSPDYIDFFYSLPQRKKDELLPKQDLLYKGISAETIADIYDVLYERSVANETPDIHLQPMTEILDIEEVEGAWSLRCQQCVQETMFEHNSDVVILATGYKPVIPGFLSGIRHLIHWDERERYQVTRDYHLKTYIDAPNEIFIQNGEIHTHGVGAPDLGLGAYRNAVIINYIAGRKVYPTYTHNVFQTFGLTEKCVPVSV; this is translated from the coding sequence ATGTCATTGATACACAAAAAGCCTGATAAAGTATTTGACATCATCGGCATCGGTATCGGTCCTTTCAATTTAGGGCTGGCGGCTTTGCTTGATAATGTTCCAGAGATGGATGCTTTGTTTTTCGAGAAGAAGCCTGAATTCGATTGGCATCCGGGCATGTTAATTGAGGGAACCACTCTTCAGGTTCCTTTTCTGGCTGACCTTGTCAGCATGGCAGATGTTAAAAGCAGATTTAGTTTTCTTAATTATTTACAGGAACATAAGCGTTTGTACCACTTTTACTTTCTGGAGAATTTCAAAATTCCGCGAAAAGAATACAATCACTATTGCCGCTGGGTAGCGAATCAATTAATGTCGTGCCACTTCGAACGAGAAGTTTGCAATATCATCCCTTTCGAATCGGAGGGAGCATTCTTATATGAAGTGCAAGTAAAGAACACAAAAACGGAAGCTATAGAAAGCTATTACAGCCAACATATCGTTATCGGTGTCGGAACAGAGCCTTCCGTGCCTAAGCACTTGCAAAGCAAATTAGGAAATACATTGTTTCACTCCTCGCATTATTTGGAGAAAAAGAATGAATGCTTAGGGGCGAAGTCGGTCACTATCATCGGTTCGGGGCAGAGTGCGGCCGAAATATTCTACGATTTAGCGAAGGAGCAAAACGGATTTGATTTCAAGCTCCATTGGTTCACCAGATCGAAGGGATTTTTCCCTATGGAATATTCAAAGCTGGGATTGGAGTACTTTTCTCCCGATTATATCGATTTCTTTTATAGCCTTCCGCAGCGCAAAAAAGATGAATTGTTGCCAAAGCAGGATTTGCTTTACAAAGGCATTAGTGCGGAGACGATCGCGGATATTTACGATGTGCTGTATGAACGCTCTGTCGCGAATGAAACACCGGACATTCATCTTCAACCTATGACAGAAATCCTCGATATAGAAGAGGTAGAAGGAGCATGGTCCTTGCGCTGCCAGCAGTGTGTGCAAGAGACAATGTTTGAGCATAACTCGGACGTTGTCATTCTTGCCACTGGATATAAGCCGGTTATACCTGGATTTCTATCGGGAATAAGGCATCTGATCCATTGGGATGAAAGAGAGCGGTACCAGGTGACACGCGATTACCATCTTAAGACATATATAGATGCTCCGAATGAAATCTTTATTCAGAACGGAGAGATACACACGCACGGCGTCGGTGCACCCGACCTTGGACTTGGAGCGTACCGGAATGCTGTTATTATCAATTATATTGCTGGAAGGAAAGTATACCCGACATATACACATAATGTTTTCCAAACATTCGGACTGACAGAGAAATGCGTGCCGGTAAGCGTGTAG
- a CDS encoding ABC transporter ATP-binding protein produces the protein MQPILQVQQVTKKVRGRTLVKDVNFDIQKGDICGLLGPNGAGKTTLIRMLTGLIAPTFGNILVSGIHMQKERQNALLKMGAIVESPVFFPYLTGRGNLRNLARLQPNLSKKEQLEQVEETLHIVGLTSRADDRVSTYSLGMKQRLGIAQALLGRPEFIILDEPANGLDPMGMRELRELVMELHKRYGITFLISSHLLDEIQKMCDHLVLLKEGKLVWKGQTQELAGEGGHLEDAFVEMMR, from the coding sequence ATGCAACCTATCTTACAGGTACAGCAGGTAACAAAAAAAGTACGAGGTAGAACACTCGTAAAGGATGTCAATTTCGACATTCAAAAAGGGGACATATGCGGGCTGCTCGGACCGAATGGAGCCGGTAAAACGACATTAATACGGATGCTGACCGGCCTCATTGCACCGACTTTTGGAAATATTCTTGTCTCTGGTATACATATGCAAAAGGAACGGCAGAACGCCCTGTTGAAAATGGGTGCGATCGTAGAATCTCCTGTGTTCTTTCCATATTTAACGGGAAGGGGTAATCTACGTAATTTGGCAAGGCTGCAACCAAACTTAAGCAAGAAGGAACAGCTTGAACAGGTAGAGGAAACATTACATATTGTCGGGCTTACTTCTAGAGCGGACGATCGTGTCAGCACATACTCGCTTGGAATGAAGCAGCGCTTAGGCATTGCACAGGCACTGCTTGGAAGGCCAGAATTTATCATTCTCGATGAGCCGGCCAACGGACTTGATCCGATGGGCATGCGCGAATTGCGTGAGCTTGTTATGGAATTGCACAAACGATACGGGATTACGTTCCTTATCTCCAGTCATTTGCTTGATGAGATTCAGAAAATGTGCGATCATCTCGTTCTTCTTAAGGAAGGTAAGCTCGTCTGGAAAGGTCAAACGCAGGAACTTGCTGGAGAAGGTGGGCACCTGGAGGATGCGTTTGTAGAGATGATGCGATGA
- a CDS encoding PaaI family thioesterase: protein MDVVTKESVPPPCDEALGITVTYAKNGIARGLWKVSEKMMNGNGVVMGGFISSAADSMMAYAIASCVQEGQHFASINLHTTFHRPAFIGEIEVEARVERIGKSIGYLVATLVQEGKEIAAATSSVAIR, encoded by the coding sequence ATGGATGTCGTAACGAAAGAGAGTGTACCGCCTCCTTGTGATGAAGCTCTCGGTATTACAGTCACATATGCGAAGAATGGTATTGCTCGTGGTTTATGGAAGGTGAGCGAGAAGATGATGAATGGAAACGGCGTCGTGATGGGAGGATTTATTTCTTCTGCTGCTGATAGTATGATGGCATACGCGATTGCATCGTGTGTACAGGAAGGACAACATTTTGCTTCTATTAATTTGCATACGACATTTCACCGTCCGGCTTTTATTGGTGAAATAGAAGTGGAGGCACGTGTAGAAAGAATAGGAAAAAGCATTGGTTATCTGGTGGCTACATTAGTTCAGGAAGGAAAAGAAATCGCGGCTGCTACATCTTCTGTGGCGATTCGGTAG
- a CDS encoding IucA/IucC family protein, whose protein sequence is MLFIDEVKKALDKKTWSQVNRKLLAKMLSEYMYEDMIRPDVISRQNGNNQYELNISKDKKYRFTATERLFDSFDVSSDSIAVFRAGEWKEDVSAIEFLLDSKQLIGMSSETAGHLIKELNHTLLADAHMLSRSSMTSDELVDVDYALLEGEMTGHPWITYNKGRIGFGYDDYLAFAPENQKEVRLLWIAVHKDRATFQSIAGLDFEALLEHELDEGIRAEFDRIVQESGYRKEDYLFMPIHEWQWKNIIIQNFAEDLALGYIIPLGDGPDAYLPQQSIRTFVNMSDKARHHVKLPMSILNTLVYRGLPAERTVIAPRITEYIKSIQQNDPFLNEECRVILPGEIASINYNHNYYENLEQAPYQYLEMLGTIWRESIYTYLEDGEHPITLAALLHTDKNEKPFVQSLIERSGLSAEEWMKQFFAVVLPPLLHYLYQYGTVFSPHGQNTILVLKEYKPHRLAIKDFVDDVNISDQPLPELATLTDDLKAVLRSEPPEGLTQFIFTGLFICHLRYLSNLLVNNQLLSEQVFWSQLVNAIHDYQKKFPHLQERYELFDLCRPEMTKLCLNRNRMVDYGYKDDDDRPHASEFGKVKNALFFLKEDTVSS, encoded by the coding sequence ATGTTATTCATAGATGAAGTGAAAAAAGCTCTCGATAAAAAAACATGGAGCCAGGTAAACCGAAAGCTCCTGGCAAAGATGCTCTCGGAATATATGTATGAGGATATGATTCGTCCAGATGTGATTAGCCGGCAGAATGGAAACAATCAGTACGAGTTGAACATCTCGAAAGACAAGAAGTACCGATTTACCGCAACTGAGCGGTTATTCGACAGCTTTGACGTTTCAAGTGATTCGATTGCGGTTTTTAGAGCGGGAGAATGGAAGGAAGACGTAAGCGCGATTGAGTTCCTGTTAGATAGTAAGCAGCTTATCGGTATGTCGTCAGAAACAGCAGGACACTTAATTAAGGAATTAAATCATACACTGCTTGCCGATGCCCATATGCTGTCCCGGTCTTCTATGACGTCCGATGAGCTGGTCGATGTAGATTATGCTCTTCTGGAAGGAGAGATGACGGGGCATCCCTGGATTACATACAACAAAGGGAGAATCGGATTCGGATATGATGATTACCTTGCATTCGCACCTGAAAATCAGAAGGAAGTCAGACTGCTTTGGATTGCTGTCCATAAAGACCGAGCGACCTTTCAATCGATTGCAGGATTGGATTTCGAAGCGTTGCTTGAGCATGAATTAGACGAGGGAATACGAGCTGAATTCGATCGCATTGTGCAAGAGAGTGGATACAGGAAGGAAGATTACCTTTTCATGCCGATCCATGAATGGCAATGGAAGAATATCATCATCCAGAACTTTGCGGAGGACTTGGCTTTAGGATACATCATTCCGCTTGGAGACGGACCGGATGCCTATCTTCCACAACAGTCCATTCGGACATTTGTTAATATGTCAGATAAGGCAAGGCATCATGTGAAGCTGCCGATGAGTATTCTTAATACGCTTGTATATCGGGGACTACCGGCTGAGCGTACAGTAATTGCGCCCAGAATTACAGAGTATATTAAAAGCATTCAGCAGAACGATCCGTTTCTGAATGAAGAATGCCGCGTTATTCTTCCGGGGGAGATTGCAAGCATAAATTATAATCATAACTATTATGAAAATCTGGAGCAGGCGCCATATCAATACCTGGAGATGCTGGGCACCATTTGGAGAGAGAGCATCTATACGTATCTGGAGGATGGTGAGCATCCCATTACGCTTGCAGCGCTATTGCATACAGATAAAAATGAAAAGCCGTTTGTGCAAAGCCTAATCGAGCGCTCCGGGCTATCGGCGGAGGAATGGATGAAGCAGTTCTTCGCTGTTGTACTGCCACCGTTGCTCCACTATTTGTATCAATATGGAACGGTATTTTCACCACACGGGCAGAATACCATTCTTGTTCTGAAAGAGTACAAGCCTCACCGCCTGGCCATTAAAGATTTTGTAGATGATGTCAATATTAGTGATCAGCCATTGCCTGAGTTGGCGACACTAACGGACGATTTAAAGGCCGTATTGCGCAGCGAACCTCCGGAAGGGCTAACTCAGTTCATCTTTACTGGTCTGTTTATTTGTCATCTGAGGTATTTGTCCAATCTTTTGGTAAACAATCAATTATTGTCAGAGCAGGTGTTTTGGAGTCAGCTGGTCAATGCGATTCATGATTATCAGAAGAAATTCCCGCATCTTCAGGAGCGATACGAGCTTTTTGATTTGTGTAGGCCTGAGATGACAAAATTGTGCTTAAATCGAAATCGTATGGTCGACTATGGATATAAGGATGACGATGACCGTCCACATGCTTCCGAATTCGGAAAGGTGAAGAATGCATTGTTTTTCCTGAAAGAAGATACGGTTTCGTCTTAA
- a CDS encoding GNAT family N-acetyltransferase, giving the protein MNSSYTQFDQDINKAISFAKVEYERDVHRLHRWMQEEHVIPFWNLNIPLDEYKEHLQKFLGDRHQTLYLGCIEGVPMSYWEAYWVKGDVIEYYYSYDPFDQGIHLLIGEKAFLGKGYALPLLRAMVRFQFLTLQTEKVIAEPDIRNEKMIHVFKKCGFEPVKPIELPDKTGLLMFCHRETFERKWQHVIDTQKA; this is encoded by the coding sequence ATGAATAGTAGCTATACGCAATTCGATCAGGATATAAATAAGGCCATTTCTTTCGCCAAAGTAGAGTATGAACGGGACGTACACCGACTCCACCGCTGGATGCAGGAGGAACATGTTATTCCTTTCTGGAATTTAAATATTCCTTTAGATGAATACAAGGAGCATTTGCAAAAATTCCTTGGTGATAGGCACCAGACTCTTTATCTGGGCTGCATAGAAGGAGTTCCTATGAGTTATTGGGAGGCATATTGGGTTAAAGGGGATGTTATTGAATACTATTATTCGTATGACCCATTCGATCAGGGAATCCACTTGTTAATCGGAGAGAAAGCATTTCTTGGAAAAGGCTATGCTCTTCCCTTATTGCGGGCAATGGTCCGGTTTCAGTTTTTAACCCTACAGACAGAAAAAGTAATCGCAGAACCGGACATTCGAAATGAAAAAATGATTCACGTATTCAAAAAGTGCGGATTTGAACCGGTTAAACCTATAGAGCTTCCGGACAAGACAGGGCTGTTAATGTTTTGTCATCGGGAGACTTTTGAAAGGAAGTGGCAGCATGTCATTGATACACAAAAAGCCTGA
- a CDS encoding solute symporter family protein, whose translation MSSLALVLFLAIIFLTLTITYLSAKKTKNASEFYTAGGGLTAWQNGLAVAGDFMSAASFLGITGAIALIGFDGFYMSIGNLVAFLFLLYLVSEPLRNLGKYTVADMITARFHSKKVRGVAALNTLVISIFYMIAQLVGAGGLIKLLLGIDFVPAVLIVGTLMTIYVIFGGMTATSWVQITKAVLLMAGSFVLTFIVFAKFNFNVMAMFEHIKAATPLKDAFLDPGNKYKNGLDMISFNLSLVLGAAGLPHLLVRFFTVKDATTARKSVVYSTWFIGAFFIMTIFLGFGAAAFVGFNNIVAANPGGNMAAPLLAQTLGGDILFAIVSAVAFATILAVVSGLVLTSASAVAHDIYGEIIRDGKITEKQQVRVARIASIMVALISIILALFSQKLNVAFLSVLALGIAASANLPVILCTIYWKRFNMTGAITGMLVGLLSSVILVLLSPNVWNPVPGAAIFTGDPIFHMDNPTIFTVPLGFIGAYLGTILSTKKADEEKFAEVLFKSNTGYGISTAKE comes from the coding sequence ATGAGTTCTTTAGCTTTGGTTTTATTTTTAGCTATTATTTTTTTAACGTTAACGATCACATATCTCTCCGCTAAAAAAACAAAAAACGCGAGTGAATTTTATACGGCCGGCGGAGGGCTGACCGCCTGGCAAAACGGATTGGCAGTTGCCGGAGATTTCATGTCTGCCGCTTCTTTTCTTGGTATCACAGGGGCGATCGCATTAATCGGTTTTGATGGATTTTATATGAGTATCGGTAATCTGGTGGCATTTCTTTTCCTACTCTACCTCGTATCCGAACCGCTTAGAAATTTAGGGAAATATACAGTAGCAGATATGATTACTGCCCGTTTCCATTCTAAAAAAGTACGTGGCGTGGCAGCTCTCAATACACTGGTTATCTCCATTTTTTACATGATTGCTCAGCTTGTAGGTGCCGGAGGTTTGATTAAACTTCTCCTTGGTATTGATTTTGTCCCAGCAGTATTAATTGTTGGAACTTTGATGACGATATATGTTATTTTTGGTGGAATGACGGCCACAAGCTGGGTACAAATAACAAAAGCCGTTTTATTAATGGCAGGCTCCTTCGTATTAACGTTTATTGTATTTGCAAAGTTTAACTTTAATGTGATGGCTATGTTTGAACATATTAAAGCAGCCACACCTCTGAAGGACGCTTTTCTGGATCCGGGCAATAAGTATAAGAACGGGTTGGACATGATTTCTTTTAACCTATCACTAGTGCTGGGCGCGGCTGGGTTGCCCCATCTTCTCGTTCGTTTTTTTACGGTAAAGGATGCGACAACTGCGCGTAAGTCGGTTGTATATTCTACCTGGTTTATTGGGGCCTTCTTTATCATGACGATTTTTTTGGGATTTGGCGCTGCGGCCTTTGTCGGATTTAACAATATCGTTGCAGCCAACCCTGGCGGAAATATGGCAGCTCCATTGTTAGCACAAACATTAGGCGGCGATATACTGTTTGCCATTGTATCGGCGGTGGCATTCGCTACAATTCTGGCGGTAGTTTCAGGTCTTGTTTTGACATCGGCATCTGCTGTAGCACACGATATTTACGGTGAAATTATTCGAGACGGAAAGATTACAGAAAAACAGCAAGTGCGGGTAGCACGTATTGCGTCTATTATGGTAGCGCTCATCTCCATTATATTGGCCCTATTCTCCCAAAAATTAAACGTAGCCTTTCTCTCTGTATTAGCATTGGGAATAGCAGCAAGCGCAAACCTGCCTGTGATACTGTGCACGATATATTGGAAGCGTTTTAATATGACTGGAGCGATTACAGGGATGCTTGTCGGCTTGTTAAGCTCGGTTATTCTTGTATTGCTTAGCCCCAACGTATGGAATCCGGTGCCTGGAGCAGCGATTTTTACAGGCGATCCGATATTTCATATGGACAACCCGACGATTTTTACCGTGCCTTTAGGTTTCATCGGCGCTTATCTTGGCACGATACTATCTACTAAGAAGGCAGACGAAGAAAAATTTGCGGAGGTTCTTTTTAAATCCAATACAGGTTATGGCATTAGTACCGCTAAGGAATAA
- a CDS encoding DUF485 domain-containing protein gives MEIMKNEKYDKPLKKKQGSLYTTLIQTGDFQELIQKKKEFIIPMSIFFFVFYFTLPILAAYTDILTKQAMGHITWAWVYALMQFVLVWVCGYVYVKKSEKFDISAKEILSAYEGELDK, from the coding sequence ATGGAAATAATGAAAAATGAGAAATATGATAAGCCATTGAAAAAAAAACAAGGCTCTTTGTATACAACGTTAATTCAAACCGGAGATTTTCAAGAACTTATACAAAAAAAGAAGGAATTTATCATACCTATGTCTATTTTTTTCTTTGTGTTTTATTTTACGCTACCCATTTTAGCCGCATACACAGATATACTTACGAAACAAGCGATGGGTCATATTACATGGGCATGGGTGTATGCTTTGATGCAGTTTGTGCTCGTATGGGTATGTGGATACGTATATGTAAAGAAATCTGAAAAGTTTGATATATCAGCAAAGGAAATTTTATCAGCATATGAGGGGGAGCTGGATAAATGA
- a CDS encoding MFS transporter — protein MRAGKRVVPSVLFACVFLFVYTEVLLSPFYPQFFQKVFGVQEFSFTGFYIFVCRLTVVISSPIWGFLARKVDGKRLLIIGQIGTALSCALMALSKSEHQFLMFSILLLAFKSSYLLLYTIMIQAAGNERRKVTGTYHAVFQSAVIASTITSGWVINLAHPLQVFWWIALFDLLQGIVCFAVFRRGFAKETLLEPVAEQTEKKSEGDIAFLVKMALLIFTLHFSVNIIRPFFTVFTEETFDMTSVGGSFLFLIPSLMAVLALPAIKRLSMGRLHTLYKASGLLLFIGLLLQGISSDIGWFILSRCLFGFFLAICQASLDIYLFQRSHHTHYHYSILSSFQNLGLLLAPISALVLVEDYSLSSPFVAASFIFVIHLIIAAVTMYMRNRSEKTSTEAKTKGG, from the coding sequence ATGCGTGCCGGTAAGCGTGTAGTCCCGAGTGTGCTGTTCGCTTGCGTATTTTTGTTTGTATACACGGAAGTTTTGTTGTCCCCGTTTTATCCGCAATTTTTCCAAAAGGTATTCGGGGTGCAGGAGTTCAGCTTTACCGGTTTTTATATATTCGTTTGCCGTCTAACCGTAGTAATTTCATCTCCTATCTGGGGGTTTCTCGCGCGAAAAGTGGACGGCAAGCGATTATTGATTATTGGACAGATAGGGACCGCACTTTCGTGTGCGCTAATGGCTCTTTCCAAAAGTGAGCATCAATTCCTGATGTTCTCTATCTTGCTTTTGGCATTCAAAAGTAGCTATTTGCTGCTGTATACGATTATGATTCAGGCTGCCGGAAATGAAAGGAGGAAGGTGACGGGAACCTATCATGCGGTATTTCAGTCAGCGGTTATCGCTTCGACAATAACCAGCGGCTGGGTTATTAACCTTGCTCATCCTTTACAGGTGTTCTGGTGGATCGCCCTGTTTGATTTGCTACAGGGAATCGTTTGTTTTGCCGTTTTTAGGAGAGGCTTTGCGAAAGAGACGTTACTTGAACCTGTTGCTGAGCAAACGGAGAAAAAGAGCGAGGGTGACATAGCATTTCTGGTGAAGATGGCTTTGCTTATTTTTACTCTGCACTTTTCCGTTAATATAATCCGGCCTTTTTTTACGGTATTCACGGAAGAAACTTTCGATATGACTTCTGTTGGTGGTAGCTTTCTGTTTTTGATTCCTAGCTTGATGGCGGTGTTAGCGTTACCTGCTATAAAAAGGCTAAGTATGGGAAGACTGCATACTTTGTATAAGGCGTCGGGTTTACTATTGTTTATCGGGTTATTGTTACAAGGAATTAGCTCGGACATTGGATGGTTTATCCTTTCACGCTGTCTGTTTGGTTTCTTCCTTGCTATTTGCCAGGCAAGCCTGGACATTTATTTATTTCAGCGAAGCCATCATACGCATTACCACTATAGCATTCTCTCATCATTTCAAAATCTTGGATTGTTATTGGCACCGATAAGCGCTCTTGTGCTTGTAGAAGACTATTCGCTATCTTCCCCGTTTGTTGCCGCCAGTTTTATTTTCGTGATCCATCTTATTATTGCCGCAGTAACAATGTATATGCGAAATAGGAGCGAGAAAACAAGCACGGAAGCCAAAACAAAAGGAGGCTAA
- a CDS encoding ABC transporter permease → MLALMKSEWERMWGRRKTKYTLLVFVFLLLFECLFLWRMTGRMSFYDPNHAVHLNSLNTAPFLLRELALYLHFVLIPMLVVDSFNAENTSGALRMVLLRPIAYTRLVMAKWLVLALLLLGLVLSMLMVGTLFAKLAMPYAETVTFLNTGTYTAAGAFVFSIRFYSIAYLVLLAVLGVGCFVSTVLPHPVLSYSAIVGFLIGSLYVSSSFIFFLSPSDTIFQLIGGVQGPAMYWIASACAIMGCVMTLWIWRNRDWTN, encoded by the coding sequence ATGCTGGCGTTGATGAAAAGTGAATGGGAACGCATGTGGGGACGTAGAAAAACAAAGTATACGCTACTTGTGTTTGTATTCTTGTTGTTATTTGAATGCCTTTTTCTATGGAGAATGACCGGTCGGATGAGTTTCTATGATCCAAACCATGCTGTTCATCTCAATTCGTTGAATACTGCACCTTTTCTGCTAAGGGAGTTGGCACTGTACCTGCATTTTGTGCTTATTCCTATGCTTGTCGTAGATAGTTTTAACGCGGAGAACACTTCAGGCGCTTTGCGTATGGTGCTTCTTCGTCCGATTGCATATACCCGTCTTGTTATGGCGAAATGGCTCGTTCTAGCGCTACTTCTTCTGGGCTTGGTACTCTCCATGCTTATGGTTGGTACGTTATTTGCCAAGCTAGCCATGCCTTATGCGGAGACTGTGACGTTTTTGAATACTGGTACGTACACGGCAGCAGGCGCTTTTGTGTTCAGTATTCGTTTTTATAGCATTGCTTATCTTGTGCTTCTTGCTGTGCTGGGAGTGGGCTGTTTTGTTAGCACTGTGCTACCACATCCGGTTCTTTCTTATTCGGCAATTGTTGGTTTTTTAATTGGAAGCTTGTATGTTTCGTCCTCTTTCATTTTTTTTCTTAGCCCTTCCGATACCATTTTCCAATTGATAGGCGGGGTTCAGGGACCAGCGATGTATTGGATAGCTTCGGCTTGTGCTATTATGGGATGTGTGATGACGCTCTGGATATGGCGGAATAGGGATTGGACGAACTAA
- a CDS encoding response regulator transcription factor, which translates to MKGKILLADDEASIVEFIQDALEDEGYEVLVAYNGDEVFKQLAYKPDLIILDIMMPGSDGFEVCRAVREVVDCPIIFLSARYAETDRIQGLAVGGDDYIVKPFSIRELKARLAAHLRREQRAGAKASLAVLHYGDISVDLNSYRLLYRGQSVPVTVREFEIVQLLALHPDRVFSREQIYEKVWGYDAEGSSQTVTEHVKNIRAKLTSYHSECNPIATVWGIGYKWVRA; encoded by the coding sequence TTGAAAGGGAAGATTCTGCTTGCCGATGATGAGGCATCGATCGTTGAATTTATTCAGGATGCACTGGAAGATGAGGGATATGAGGTACTGGTTGCCTATAACGGAGATGAAGTATTCAAGCAGCTTGCATACAAGCCTGATCTCATTATCCTGGATATCATGATGCCGGGATCTGATGGCTTCGAAGTATGCCGCGCGGTACGGGAGGTGGTGGATTGTCCGATTATTTTCTTGAGTGCCCGTTATGCGGAGACCGATCGTATTCAAGGGTTGGCCGTTGGCGGAGACGACTACATCGTCAAGCCGTTTAGCATACGTGAATTGAAAGCTCGTCTGGCCGCTCATTTGCGTCGCGAACAAAGAGCCGGGGCAAAGGCATCGCTAGCTGTGCTGCATTATGGAGACATTTCCGTTGATTTGAACAGTTACCGACTATTATATCGCGGGCAGTCTGTTCCCGTTACTGTCCGCGAGTTTGAAATTGTTCAACTGCTTGCCCTCCATCCGGACCGTGTATTCTCGCGTGAACAAATCTATGAGAAGGTGTGGGGATACGATGCGGAGGGAAGTTCGCAAACAGTCACCGAGCACGTGAAGAATATTCGGGCAAAGCTGACGAGCTACCATTCTGAATGCAATCCTATCGCTACGGTATGGGGAATTGGATACAAATGGGTAAGAGCGTAA
- a CDS encoding ABC transporter permease, with the protein MMRLFISEWYRLWKRKSTWLMFAAIPLMVYAAGSYFQKANEKTNSMLPQYSVFGNFSVLSFEEMLMTVFNFMVIILAALIVTDEYRSGQLRMVMLRAYTFGKLFWAKGAVFTTLLLMFTCFYFICSYIAGFFMFPHAERFPLFYRSEMVDVWEGLVYNLAFYSLGFLSLLALVCVMLFISVVSHTTTATIGIGLGFYLFSLMYPYVCGYFQPLLGNEVYMKIIFSSIPMIQWQGIVFMLAEQPRYVGWIVGVLSFYSLAFGGAAYALFTRKDRWI; encoded by the coding sequence ATGATGCGGCTGTTTATCAGTGAATGGTACCGACTTTGGAAACGGAAGAGTACGTGGCTGATGTTTGCTGCTATTCCGCTTATGGTATATGCAGCAGGGAGCTATTTTCAAAAGGCTAATGAAAAAACAAACTCTATGCTTCCTCAATACAGTGTGTTCGGCAATTTTAGCGTGCTTAGCTTTGAGGAAATGCTTATGACCGTATTTAATTTTATGGTCATTATCCTTGCGGCATTAATCGTTACCGACGAATATCGCAGCGGTCAGCTGCGCATGGTAATGCTGCGCGCCTATACATTCGGCAAGCTATTCTGGGCCAAGGGGGCAGTATTTACGACATTGCTGCTTATGTTTACTTGTTTTTACTTTATATGCAGCTATATAGCTGGATTTTTTATGTTTCCGCATGCCGAAAGGTTCCCGTTGTTTTACCGGAGCGAAATGGTTGATGTGTGGGAAGGTCTCGTTTATAACCTTGCTTTTTATAGTCTCGGTTTTCTAAGCCTGCTTGCTCTTGTTTGTGTCATGCTATTTATTTCTGTGGTGAGTCATACGACTACCGCGACGATTGGCATAGGTCTTGGTTTTTATTTGTTCTCTCTCATGTATCCTTATGTTTGCGGTTATTTTCAGCCGTTGCTTGGCAATGAGGTGTATATGAAGATTATTTTTAGTTCAATACCGATGATTCAGTGGCAGGGAATTGTTTTTATGCTTGCTGAACAGCCGAGATATGTCGGTTGGATTGTGGGAGTACTTAGTTTTTATTCGCTCGCTTTTGGTGGAGCGGCGTATGCCTTATTTACTCGAAAAGATCGCTGGATATAG